A genomic segment from Fibrobacter sp. encodes:
- the rplB gene encoding 50S ribosomal protein L2 yields MGLKSYRPLTPTLRYKQIGDRKEITADKPYKPLTEGIKSSSGRNNVGEITSRRRGGGHKKLYRIIDFKRKFAGIPCTVETIEYDPNRSARIALVKYQNGKRAYIIAPATVKVGDVLNAGAGAEFRVGNALPIRDIPLNTMIHNIELKPGKGAQLVRSAGAAAELVAKDGKLCQVKLPSGEVRFISEDCLAVVGQVSNIDHMNESSGSAGRSRWLGKRPSVRGVVMNPVDHPLGGGEGRTSGGRHPCSPWGKNSKGAKTRNNKRTDKYIVRRRQKRA; encoded by the coding sequence ATGGGTCTGAAGTCTTATCGCCCTCTTACCCCGACGCTTCGTTACAAGCAGATTGGTGACCGCAAGGAAATCACTGCCGACAAGCCGTACAAGCCCCTTACCGAAGGTATCAAGAGCAGCTCCGGCCGTAACAACGTTGGTGAAATCACCTCCCGCCGTCGTGGTGGTGGTCACAAGAAACTTTACCGTATCATCGATTTCAAGCGCAAGTTCGCAGGCATCCCCTGCACGGTCGAGACGATCGAATACGATCCGAACCGTTCCGCCCGTATCGCCCTGGTCAAGTACCAGAACGGCAAGCGCGCCTACATCATCGCCCCGGCTACTGTCAAGGTCGGTGATGTGCTGAACGCCGGCGCAGGTGCCGAGTTCCGCGTGGGTAACGCTCTCCCGATCCGCGACATCCCGCTGAACACGATGATCCACAACATCGAGCTCAAGCCGGGCAAGGGTGCTCAGCTGGTCCGCTCCGCCGGTGCCGCTGCTGAACTCGTCGCCAAGGACGGCAAGCTCTGCCAGGTCAAGCTCCCGAGTGGTGAAGTCCGCTTCATCTCCGAAGACTGCCTCGCCGTTGTCGGTCAGGTTTCCAATATCGATCACATGAATGAATCCTCGGGTTCTGCAGGCCGCTCTCGCTGGCTCGGCAAGCGCCCGTCCGTCCGCGGTGTCGTGATGAACCCGGTCGACCACCCGCTCGGTGGTGGTGAAGGACGTACTTCTGGTGGTCGTCATCCGTGCTCTCCCTGGGGCAAGAACTCCAAGGGTGCCAAAACTC
- the rplW gene encoding 50S ribosomal protein L23 encodes MKEIREILLTPHITEETMKNMVNPRNDVHKYVFKVAMDATKTDIKAAIEKRFDVKVDSVNTVITRGKIKRVRMVAGKKPNWKKAYITLKAGQKIAEFEGV; translated from the coding sequence ATGAAGGAAATTCGTGAAATCCTGCTGACCCCGCACATTACCGAAGAAACCATGAAGAACATGGTCAATCCGCGTAACGATGTGCACAAGTACGTGTTCAAGGTCGCCATGGACGCCACCAAGACCGACATCAAGGCTGCTATCGAAAAGCGCTTCGATGTGAAGGTCGACTCTGTGAATACCGTGATTACCCGCGGTAAGATCAAGCGCGTTCGCATGGTTGCCGGCAAGAAACCCAACTGGAAGAAGGCCTACATCACACTCAAGGCCGGGCAAAAGATTGCCGAGTTCGAAGGAGTATAA